The Oncorhynchus mykiss isolate Arlee chromosome 17, USDA_OmykA_1.1, whole genome shotgun sequence genomic interval GACTAATGGGGGGTTGTTAAGAGGGGAGGAGATTGGAGgcaggggaagagatggagagagaaatcacatatgttatatatatatttatatagtactTGAAAACACACTGTGTTTAGTAGGAGGAGGCATGAAGAGTGGGAGCTCTCCCTCTTCATGTTTGCATTGTTCCGAAGTCCCCATGCTTTGGGGGAGGGGGGCAAAATggggttgaggaggagggtgTAATAGCTCCCAGATGTGTGCTGTGAAAACATATGGTTTTCGATAGCCACTGTGATGCACAAGAGGAatatctgaacacacacactttggtgACATGTACCTTCATACATACATGTACACTCTGAAACACTACCGCCAGACCTCATAGTATGAAACATTAAATGTGATGAtactcacacatatacacactgatGATCACATGATAGCACACTCGGtgcacaaaaaaacacacacaagctAGACTGTCTGATTGTGTGCAGTACAGAAGGGGAGAAGTATTTGTTCATTCCACAAGGAAAGTAGCCTAATATTGTGGTCTGCACAGTTACTTATAAACAGTCTTATAAACTGTTCTCAGTTTATAAGTGGTTTATGAACTTTTACCGTGCCATTGTCATGTACTTGAAAAATGTAATAAGCATTATTGCAGCAGTGTACTGCTATCCTCTGAGAatacagtcctctctctctctcttcactaactcccccttcctcactctctctctctctctcactctgtctttttGGCGTGGCATACAGTGGTCATACTGTACGAACTCAACCTGGCCAGCTCTCTgcttgttagagagagagaggagtagagagggggaggggttcaGGGAAATGACAAGAGAGGGCGACATAGAGGAAATGAGAGACGTGGAGGGAGGAATATggaagatggggagagaaggaggggtggggtggaggggctCAGTGGTTCTTTTCCTGGAATTTAGCCCCTGGTCTGTCTGCTTTAGAGTGTTTCGTAGTGGAATGGAGAAAAGGAGAAAAACAGAGGGATTGTTAAGAAAGACAGACGTGCCACATTCTTGCTGTCAAATTTTTCCTTTTTCCCCCTGACTGTTTGGGGCCAGGGGAGGGCAGAGTGGAgggtaaaagagagagggaagaggtgaGGTCAGAATGCAGGataggagagagatggaagggaaaAGACAAGAGGCCCATGGATAAAAGACTGTGATGAGGCCCATGGGTAAAAGACTGTCACAGTTGGGAGTCTGAAAAACGACACACAGCAATACATCTATGACACAGCGAACACTATGTAACAGATGTGTGTTTCTGTATCACTTGGAATCAGTAACCTTTTGAAAATGTATAcagtcttctctctcctcctcagtgtcAGTCTACCTCCACAGAGACAGCGATCATGAGAGTCCTCCTACTGCTCTCCATGCCAGGTGAGTCCAGCACAGTCACACTGAACACTGCATAATGTACGCAACACTCTTAATGTACACACAGCAGTAGACTAACCCAATAAACATTCTATACAACAAAACACTTGTCCAGCACCTTTGCCTAAACATTTAGGCAACTTTGCCTCAACAGTCCTCCTGCTAGCTCAGCCCCCCCTCTACCAAGAACCATTTCCTTTCCTGGGTGAGTTCATCCATGTCATTATTACACTGTCTGTCCACGTGTACAAACACACCGTGACTCAGTACAGTGTCTCTTCACATGTGGTCATTATTTCAATGTCTTTTGTCTACCCACCCCGAGAGTATACCATTTTACCAGGTAGATGGAAACATTGAATGTCCTGTGTATTGTAATTTGTTTATTGTAAATACTTCAATGACCACTTACTATCTCAGCACTTGTTAACATCTTGATTATGAAGTCATGCACAAAGACAATCTACCGTACATTTCCTCCCAATTTTAAAAGCAGGTGGTCGATGTTATATTCTTGCAAGACTTGCAACAATCCCCACTGTGCTTGAGAAGATCTCTGCTATTCATCTGTCACATAAAGAGTTGcttgcctgtctgtcagtctgcctgCTGTACATTTATCACAATATGTTATCAATGTAACAAAGGAATATCTCATACTGTACCTTTGTTAATTTTGCTTCACAGAGGACTATGGCCCTGATTATTTCCCAGGTAAGATACTTGTGTGATCTTGTTACCTATTCTACTCCTGGAGTATCATTAGTTTTGATAGACTGATGTAGAGAGCTTCTCTGCCCTTTGGTGATGTACTGAAAGTTCTGCTCAGTACCTCCAGTTTCCTTGAGAGAATTCAGCAATTCCCTTGTtgctcaccatctctctctcccccctcctatcaGATAATCCTGACACGGATGTCCAGCAGCAGATTCTGTCACAGGTTCCCCAAATGTTCCCTGGTCCCGAACGTCCTGGTCTgtctggtacacacacacctttcattATCTACTATTCAACATTTATTATCAACGGGTATGTTCAACATCTATATCCACTGTCCTGTTCTTCTGTCGTATTAGTAGGGTTATTCCATTAAAATGTGAGTTTCTGTTTTGTttcagagcaagagacagagccCACAGAACCTGGCCCCCTAGGTaaaaaacagagagggagggtcCGTGTGAATAGTTTTTGATGGATGACTGACCTGGACTATTATGCTGTGTGTAGATGATTGTGTTGGATGGCTCATATGTTTTCTGTTGTGTAGATTGTCGAGAGGAGCAGTACCCCTGCACCAGACTCTACTCTGTTCACAAACCATGCAAACAGTGTCTGAATAGCCTCTGCTTCTACAGGTCTGATATTGAACACCTAACCCTTAACTTATCATGGTTACATTGAACATGGATTATAAAGTGTTCAACATCCCACTAACACCGTTCCTCTCTCCTCAGCTTGCGAAGGGTGTATGTGGTCAACAAGGAGGTGTGTGTCAGGACCGTGTGTGCGCATGAAGAGCTGCTAAGAGGTGAGGTGTTCTTGTATACAATGCACAACCAGCTGTCCCCactaaagaaacacacacacccgtTCAGTTTTGTATTCACCTCTGTGAAGGACAAAGGCTgtaacacttctctctctctgtagctgacATGTGCCGTGACCAGTTCCCTCGTTGTGGTGTAGCGGCGGTGAGTGGCCAGTGTGGGTCACTGGGGAGCAGCTGTGGGAAGAGCTGTGGAGGCTGTTGAGAACATGGGACACATCAGAGAACACCAGCCCAAATACTGCCACATCTCTAGGGTCCACATCCCACCTCCTTCCCATCCCATTTTCTGTTTAATCTTTGACTGTATTCCACTTTGGTACCAAAGAACTCCCATGTTtcttctcttttcatctctcctccctttcaGAATTCCATACATAATGAGAAGTGGGATCAGTAGAACGTGTGTATGGATAAATATATATTCTTTTATACTCAACAGAACATTGATGACTGTATAATGTCACTGGTGCTATAAAATCACTACCACACTGGTGCTAAGGAATGGAAATCAGCAATCAGAGGCACATAAAAAAGCAACATTTTTATCTTGTTTTTTATGCCTAATTTTATCCTATATTCTAAATCATTGTGTGATGTTTGTTGTTTACTATACCTGTGTTGAAAAGCAGTCATAGTAATGAGGGGACAGCCAGAGTGACAGCTACTGCTTACTGACCTCAACAACAAAGGCATTAGCAAAACTCAATCATCCATAACCATCCCACTGCCTTGGCACTGACTGGGTGGCAAGCAGCGAAAATCAGACTTGAAGAGACGGgtgctgacccctgacctctcgaGTGTTATTGTGTAACATGGTCAACGTGACTAGAGCTACAGTGGCTGGTGACCTTGCAGTGAGTGCATAGGTTCACATATCAGTGGcaagaagtgctttgaaatgcGGCTCACAAATTGTTACTGTACTACTGCTTTGTAAAACCCTTTCACTATACTGtatgaaaaaaatacatgttttttactACAACTTTACCTTGGTGTGACTAATTCTGATGAGTTGGATTGTTTGTGCTTTATGTGGATCAAACAAACAAGCAGTGTTGTCAAAGATTCTTTATCAACATTCATTTCTTACAGAACACCACTGTTCTCTCATTTCAATTCCCTTACAATGTGTATCCATCCCCTAAACATCATCCTGATAGTTATCATAAATGTACCTCGATATGTGCTATTCCTAGTTAGTTACAAGTATATCAATCTAAATTCACAAACTGAtatacatacagcacatacagtgccttgcgaaagtattcggcccccttgaactttgcgaccttttgccacatttcaggcttcaaacataaagatataaaactgtatttttttgtgaagaatcaacaacaagtgggacacaatcatgaagtggaacaacatttattggatatttcaaacttttttaacaaatcaaaaactgaaaaattgggcgtgcaaaattattcagcccccttaagttaatactttgtagcgccaccttttgctgcgattacagctataagtcgcttggggtatgtctctatcagttttgcacatcgagagactgacattttttcccattcctccttgcaaaacagctcgagctcagtgaggttggatggagagcatttgtgaacagcagttttcagttctttccacagattctcgattggattcaggtctggactttgacttgggcattctaacacctggatatgtttatttttgaaccattccattgtagattttgctttatgttttggatcattgtcttgttggaagacaaatctccgtcccagtctcaggtcttttgcagactccatcaggttatcttccagaatggtcctgtatttggctccatccatcttcccatcaattttaacgatcttccctgtccctgctgaagaaaagcaggcccaaaccatgatgctgccactaccatgtttgacagtggggatggtgtgttcagctgtgttgcttttacgccaaacataacgttttgcattgttgccaaaaagttcaattttggtttcatctgaccagagcaccttcttccacatgtttggtgtgtctcccaggtggcttgtggcaaactttaaacaacactttttatggatatctttaagaaatggctttcttcttgccactcttccataaaggccagatttgtgcaatatacgactgattgttgtcctatggacagagtctcccacctcagctgtagatctctgcagttcatccagagtgatcatgggcctcttggctgcatctctgatcagtcttctccttgtatgagctgaaagtttagagtgatggccaggtcttggtagatttgcagtggtctgatactccttccatttcaatattatcgcttgcacagtgctccttgggatgtttaaagcgtgggaaatctttttgtatccaaatccggctttaaacttcttcacaacagtatctcggacctgcctggtgtgttccttgttcttcatgatgctctctgcgcatttaacggacctctgagactatcacagtgcaggtgcatttatacggagacttgattacacacaggtggattgtatttatcctcattagtcatttagttcaacattggatcattcagagatcctcactgaacttctggagagagtttgctgcactgaaagtaaaggggctgaataattttgcacgcccaatttttcagtttttgatttgttaaaaaagtttgaaatatctaataaatgtcgttccacttcatgattgtgtcccacttgttgttgattcttcacaaaaaaatacagttttatatctttatgtttgaagcctgaaatgtggcaaaaggttgcaaagttcaagggggccgaatactttcgcaaggcactgtacatatttaggtgttatggcttgggggtagaatctgttcagggtcctgttggttccagacttgcatcggtactgcttgccgtgtggtagcagagagaacagtctattgaattgaattgtttgaccattttttggggccttcctctgaaactgcctggtattgaggtcctggatagcagggagctcggccccagtgatttactgggcgATCCACACTGCTCTcttgtagcgccttgcggtcagatgccaagcagtgtccataccaagcggtggtgcagccagtcaagatgctctcaatggctCAGCTGTACAACTTTCTGAGGATCCGAGGGCccaagccacattttttcagcctcctgaggggaagacgtgttgtcgtgccctctccacgacttggtgtgtgtggaccatgatagatcctgtGTGTTTGTATATCACAAACTGATATACATACAGCACATAAATACTTCATCTCATGTGGTCGCTTCATGTGCTCTACATATAATAGTGTCTATTGGTCCAGACAAAATAGTTGGTTCAATCTCAACCAGATGGACAGTACAGTAGTTCCTTCATATGGCCGATCAATTTGTTGCCTAGTGCTCAAACAGTGACTCAGACTCGGTTCTCCCTTTGTATTCTGTTTTGctggtgtgtgtgggagggaatcCAGGCCAACTGTATACTGGCAGCTGAGGATCTCATTCCTCCTCTGTTGTACCGGATGACACTTCTATCATCCACAGTCTCCTCCCGTGGTGTCGCTGACTTTCTCCCTGAGTAGGAGAGGCGTGTGTCAAATCATAGGAGATGATTGGATATTGGTTCTTGGAGCTGTTAGTGGGCTTTAGTACCCATGGAGGGACACAGGTGAACTGCTCAGTGCTCAGTTCCCCCCAGACATCAGGGAGGTGGGTAGAGATGGCTGCCTCCGCCTCATTTCCTGCTGCAGCTGCTCCTTCAGAGTGGACACCTGtgggacagacaaacagacagacgagGTCAGAGACAGACATTAAGGGTATGTCTTCTTGCCCTTTGACCTCACGGCTGTATCTACCTGCTCCTCCAGCCCTTTGACCCGGTGGCGGTGGGCTCTCTCCCTGGCGGCCAGggtcctctctgcctccctctgggcGACCCTCAGCCTCTCCGCCTCACGCATCACCTCGTCACGCTGCCTCACAGAGCTCTCACTCACATTGTGGGACTGCTCCATCTCAGCCAGCTGGGCCTGGATACACagagaaatatatatacacagataAAAGAGTGTTAGTCACTGGGCCACAGCAACAACAAGTCACAGTGTTAGTGACATGGTGTCACACTGACAAACTCAAATCCCAGACAGAGATATGTCTCAGTGTTAACACAGGGTTGGGGTCGTTTTCTAGATGCTAACAAGAGGTATGTCAACACTACATGGGATACCATAAACACACAGCTGGTGGGGCTGGGAGAGGTCTGACGACAAATGGTTAATAGCCCGTCTGTGGTGGTCACTGGTCACGTCTGCTTCTTGATTGGCTGACACAATGAAAGGAAAAGCTATTCTCATTGTTCACATGCATGACCTTGATAAATTAATCTGTTGACGAAGGATTGAAAAATAATCTAAAATGGACTAATCAGTAATATaaggtgcattcggaaagtattcaaacccctcgaccttctccacattttgttacattacagccttattctaaaatggattttaaaaatcctcagcaatcgacacacaataccccataatgacaaagcaaaaacagttttttagacatttttgcaaaagtattttaaaataaaaaacaaaaatacatgatttacataagtattcagaccctttgctatgagactcaaaattgagctcaggtgcatcctgtttccattgatcatccaggtacagatctggggaagggtaccaaaaaatgtctacagcattgaaggtccccaagaacacagtggcctccatcattcttaaatgcaagactcttcctagagctggccgcccagccaaactgagcaatcgggggagaagggccttggtcagtgaggtgaccaagaacccgatggtcactctgacagagctccagagttcctctgtggagatgggaggacctttcagaaggacaaccatctctgcagcagtccaccaatcaggcctttatggtagagtggccagacggaagccactcctcagtaaaaggcacatgacagcctgcttggagtttcccgaaaggcacctaaagactctcagaccatgagaaatggcctgaatgccaagcgtcacttctggaggaaacctggcaccatccctacggtgaagcatggtggtgtcagcatcctgctatggggatgtttttcagcggaagggactgggagactagtcaggatcgaggcaaagatgaacggataAAGTACGGATAAACGGATaaagcctgctccagagcactcagggcctaagactggggtgaaggttcacctaacaggacaacgaccctgacaacacaggagtggctttgggacaagtctccgaatgtccttgagtggcccaaccagagcccggacttgaacccgataaaacatctctggagagacctataatagatgtgcagcgacgctccccatccaacctgacatacattgagaggatctgcagaggagaatgggagaaactccccaaatacaggtgtgccaaacttgtagcatcatacccaagaagactcaaggctctaatcactgccaaaggtgcttcaacaaagtactgtgtaaagggtctgaatacatatgtaaatgtatGTATCAGTTTTTTATTTGGAATAAATTAGCAAACCTTTCTCAtccggtttttgctttgtcattatggggtattgtgtgtaaaccgatgagggaaaaaacgattgaatccattttagaataaggctgtaacctaccaaaatgtggaaaaagtaaaggggtctgaatactttccaaaggcaccgTATGCTGAATAGTAGATCTTAAAAATGAAATCAAAAGGAAATGAAAACCCGCAGAACACTATTCAACAGTGCCCTCCTACCTAGGCTATATCATGTAGTTTTCATACTACATTTATTTTCAACAAGTTGTGCACGTTCTTGTAAAACTTTCTTAACTTCATCCGTAACAGAAACCATAGGGGTCCAGATCAAGAACAAACAAGCCAAACAATTCTGCTCAACATTAGGGGTCTAACTAGCAGCAGATGCATTCAGAGCCCGGGGCTACAGCCATTTTGTACGGATCCCAACTCACTTAAGCCTGCATGAGGTTTCATTTGGCTGCCTTTAAAGGGAGCTCTGGGAACAACATAAAGGCGCTGTGGGAGGGTTAAACTAATGAAAAAGAATGTACAATAATCTGCAACAAAAGCACTGTCTCGCCTGACTAACCCCTCACCTGAACTGAGAATTTCAGAGTAAAAACTACCAAGAAGAACACACTAGCCTCGTCTTCTCTTACAGGACATTCTGCTAATAGTGATAGAGGCTATGGTGATCAACTGCTTATGGTGATCAACTGCTTATAGTGTTAAAATTGTTCTGCACGGATTTGATCACTCAAAGAGGAGTGCACTGACTGTATAACAATCACTTGAGAAATAGACACTCACCATAGAAAAAGTGATCTTCTTTCTTACATCCACCAACTCCTCCTTCCACAAAGCAGCCAAATAAAGAATAAACACCTCCAACATCAGCCAATCACGTCAGTAAATGAGGTTTGTTATTGTGGTTTGACTAGAAGATAAGTGGGGGAGAGGTTAAGTCTATTGGACCTTACTTTGATGAATGCTGGGCATTATCAAATGAGTTTGACCCCAGAAAAAGACTAGCGGGTGACTAGGGAAAATGGTAATAGAAATAATGATCTCCTATCTCATTACCATATTCCA includes:
- the mfap2 gene encoding microfibrillar-associated protein 2 isoform X2, coding for MRVLLLLSMPEDYGPDYFPDNPDTDVQQQILSQVPQMFPGPERPGLSEQETEPTEPGPLDCREEQYPCTRLYSVHKPCKQCLNSLCFYSLRRVYVVNKEVCVRTVCAHEELLRADMCRDQFPRCGVAAVSGQCGSLGSSCGKSCGGC
- the mfap2 gene encoding microfibrillar-associated protein 2 isoform X1; its protein translation is MRVLLLLSMPVLLLAQPPLYQEPFPFLEDYGPDYFPDNPDTDVQQQILSQVPQMFPGPERPGLSEQETEPTEPGPLDCREEQYPCTRLYSVHKPCKQCLNSLCFYSLRRVYVVNKEVCVRTVCAHEELLRADMCRDQFPRCGVAAVSGQCGSLGSSCGKSCGGC